One window from the genome of Paenibacillus azoreducens encodes:
- a CDS encoding PLD nuclease N-terminal domain-containing protein, whose translation MHTEIPWNLIAPLLVIHLILAVVGLISLYKAESTRGPKWMWVIVILLGNLIGTVAYFVVGRKETS comes from the coding sequence CCATGGAACCTGATTGCGCCGCTGCTGGTCATTCATTTGATTTTGGCTGTGGTCGGGCTCATATCTTTATATAAAGCGGAATCGACGCGCGGCCCGAAATGGATGTGGGTCATTGTGATCTTGCTCGGTAATCTGATCGGCACCGTTGCTTATTTTGTCGTAGGGAGGAAGGAAACATCATGA
- a CDS encoding ABC transporter ATP-binding protein, protein MTQPLLQIEGLTKRFKDRTVVDGISFQIQEGSCAALLGPNGAGKTTTISMLAGLLQPTAGSIRLNHRGVPVSDRRPYIGYLPQMPVFYPWMTGKEFLRYAGEIAGLTGREAALKTEEWLEAVGLKDAGRRKIGGYSGGMKQRLGLAQALIHSPKLLILDEPVSALDPVGRKDVLNLLQRIRSKTTVLFSTHVLHDAEEVCDEILMIQNGRIVLQGNLDRIRLEYSEPVIRIEVGSDAGSRDWLVSASKNAFVSRVEMGKTWAKLTVKDVEEASILLMADAAARRVLIRKFEAGQSTLEDLFLKVVNV, encoded by the coding sequence ATGACGCAGCCGCTGCTTCAGATCGAAGGATTAACCAAACGCTTCAAAGACCGGACGGTCGTAGACGGGATTTCGTTTCAAATTCAGGAAGGCAGCTGCGCAGCCCTGCTCGGTCCCAACGGTGCTGGCAAGACGACTACGATCAGCATGCTTGCGGGACTGCTGCAGCCGACAGCAGGTTCGATCCGTCTGAACCATCGCGGCGTCCCGGTTTCGGACCGCAGGCCGTATATTGGCTATTTACCGCAAATGCCCGTTTTTTATCCGTGGATGACCGGAAAGGAATTTCTGCGTTATGCCGGAGAGATTGCCGGACTTACAGGAAGGGAGGCTGCGCTGAAGACGGAAGAGTGGCTTGAAGCCGTAGGGCTTAAGGATGCAGGCAGACGGAAAATCGGCGGTTATTCGGGAGGAATGAAGCAGCGCCTTGGGCTGGCCCAGGCATTGATTCACAGTCCGAAGCTGCTTATCCTGGATGAGCCGGTTTCGGCGCTCGATCCCGTGGGGCGCAAAGACGTCCTGAATCTGCTGCAGCGGATCCGCAGCAAAACGACGGTGCTGTTCTCTACCCATGTGCTGCATGATGCCGAAGAGGTTTGTGATGAAATTCTCATGATTCAAAACGGACGCATCGTATTACAGGGGAACCTTGATAGGATCCGCCTTGAATACAGCGAACCGGTAATCCGGATTGAGGTCGGATCGGATGCGGGTTCCCGGGATTGGCTCGTTTCGGCCTCCAAGAACGCTTTTGTTAGCCGGGTGGAGATGGGGAAAACATGGGCTAAATTGACGGTAAAGGACGTTGAGGAAGCCTCCATTCTTTTGATGGCGGATGCGGCTGCGCGGCGGGTTTTGATCCGTAAATTCGAAGCGGGGCAGAGCACTCTCGAGGATTTGTTCCTTAAGGTGGTGAATGTATGA
- the gpmA gene encoding 2,3-diphosphoglycerate-dependent phosphoglycerate mutase — translation MYKVVLVRHGESLWNQENRFTGWTDVDLTEKGVQEAIKAGELLKQVPYEIDVAFTSVLKRAIKTLHHILDVNDLLWIPIYKHWKLNERHYGALQGLNKQETADKYGAEQVKIWRRSYDVPPLQITADDERYPQKDKRYGQLTEQEIPLGESLKDTIARVVPYWEAEIVPQIKAGKKVLVVAHGNSLRALMKVLENISDEDIIDLNIPTAVPIMYELDENMTPLRREFLGDRKGVQEKIDVVANPSKIME, via the coding sequence ATGTATAAAGTAGTGTTGGTAAGGCATGGGGAAAGCTTATGGAATCAGGAAAACCGGTTTACGGGCTGGACGGACGTCGATTTGACGGAAAAAGGCGTTCAAGAAGCCATCAAGGCGGGTGAACTGCTGAAGCAGGTCCCGTACGAAATCGATGTTGCGTTTACATCTGTCCTGAAAAGAGCGATCAAAACGCTTCACCACATACTCGACGTCAATGATCTTCTCTGGATCCCGATCTATAAACATTGGAAGCTGAACGAACGCCACTACGGCGCGCTGCAAGGACTAAACAAGCAGGAAACCGCAGACAAGTACGGGGCGGAGCAGGTTAAAATCTGGCGCAGAAGTTATGACGTGCCGCCGCTGCAAATTACGGCCGATGATGAACGGTATCCGCAAAAGGATAAACGGTACGGACAGCTGACCGAGCAGGAAATTCCGCTTGGGGAAAGCCTTAAGGATACGATTGCCCGCGTTGTTCCGTATTGGGAAGCGGAGATCGTGCCGCAGATCAAGGCAGGCAAAAAGGTGCTTGTCGTGGCCCATGGCAATAGTCTGCGCGCGCTCATGAAGGTGCTCGAAAACATCAGCGATGAAGATATCATTGACTTGAATATTCCTACGGCCGTGCCGATTATGTACGAGCTGGATGAAAATATGACACCGCTGCGGCGCGAATTTCTCGG